One segment of Parabacteroides sp. FAFU027 DNA contains the following:
- a CDS encoding arsenate reductase family protein has product MEVTFFEKPGCINNTRQKNIIAEAGHVVNALSLLAYHWDKEDLRSYFSGLEVRDWFNPTAPRIKNGEVNPGAIDSETALSEMIKDPLLIRRPLLEVNGTKACGFQNKLVELLLEGKDVSYLQTCPNASTTKGCN; this is encoded by the coding sequence ATGGAAGTGACATTCTTTGAAAAGCCGGGCTGTATCAATAACACCCGTCAGAAAAATATAATAGCAGAGGCAGGGCATGTGGTAAATGCCCTCTCTCTGCTAGCCTATCATTGGGATAAAGAGGATTTGAGAAGCTATTTCTCAGGACTTGAAGTCAGGGACTGGTTTAATCCGACTGCCCCGAGAATCAAGAACGGGGAGGTTAATCCGGGTGCAATCGATTCCGAAACAGCATTATCAGAAATGATAAAAGACCCGTTATTGATTCGCCGTCCTTTGCTTGAAGTCAATGGCACTAAAGCCTGCGGATTTCAAAACAAACTGGTCGAGCTGCTCTTGGAAGGCAAAGATGTCAGTTATTTACAAACATGCCCTAACGCTTCAACCACTAAAGGATGCAACTAA
- a CDS encoding arylsulfatase, with amino-acid sequence MKKRLSLQAATLTAGLVSSAIPTHTFAAKKPAPEKPNIIFIIADDMGYGDLACYGNKVVKTPNIDQLANDGIRFTQAYAGSAISSPSRCCLLTGKNTGHSRIRDNFCKAGGITGDKNGQPIRRMHLLETDTTLALMLRGAGYHSMLVNKWHVDGFSTEAGPLDRGFDEFKGWLITNLDSNLPYYYPSKRYHNRELIDIPENQNGAQVRHNNDISTDDAVQFINENKQRPFFLYLAYDTPHEPYVIKDKGIYANTNLSETAKTYAALVTHMDRNIGRVVQALEKNGIRKNTMIVFISDNGGAVMAPHKELACNANLRGLKGNLYEGGIRVPMIVSWPNRLPKGRISQAITYSPDLMPTLAEITAAKTPQNIDGISILPTLKGKNQHSEKRFFYWEFPNQTRAVRWGKWKAIRPKWNAELELYDLSKDISEKNNVAKEYPEIVKTIEQYMVSARTESENWPTK; translated from the coding sequence ATGAAAAAACGCCTTTCGCTTCAAGCTGCAACACTTACCGCAGGGTTGGTCAGCAGCGCTATTCCAACTCATACCTTCGCGGCAAAGAAACCCGCCCCCGAGAAACCAAACATTATCTTTATCATAGCCGACGATATGGGCTACGGAGACCTCGCCTGTTACGGTAACAAGGTGGTCAAAACCCCGAATATCGACCAACTGGCAAACGATGGAATCCGATTCACCCAGGCTTATGCCGGCTCTGCCATCAGTTCGCCGTCACGCTGCTGCCTCCTGACCGGTAAAAATACCGGACACAGCCGCATCCGCGATAATTTCTGCAAAGCCGGTGGTATTACCGGGGATAAAAACGGGCAACCTATCCGCCGTATGCACCTGCTGGAAACAGACACTACCCTTGCATTGATGCTCCGGGGTGCAGGTTATCACTCCATGCTTGTAAATAAATGGCACGTGGACGGATTCAGTACAGAAGCCGGGCCTCTTGACCGTGGATTTGATGAATTCAAAGGCTGGTTGATCACCAATCTGGACTCCAATTTACCCTATTACTATCCTTCAAAACGCTACCATAACCGCGAGCTTATCGACATTCCGGAGAATCAAAACGGCGCTCAGGTACGACACAATAACGACATTTCGACTGACGATGCCGTACAGTTTATCAATGAAAATAAACAACGTCCGTTCTTCCTTTATCTTGCTTACGACACGCCACACGAACCTTATGTAATTAAGGATAAAGGCATTTACGCAAATACCAACCTGAGTGAGACGGCTAAAACCTATGCGGCACTGGTCACACATATGGATAGGAATATTGGTCGGGTAGTACAGGCTTTGGAGAAAAACGGCATCCGCAAAAACACGATGATCGTCTTTATTTCGGATAATGGAGGAGCTGTCATGGCGCCACACAAAGAACTGGCCTGCAATGCCAATCTGCGCGGGCTGAAAGGTAACCTGTATGAAGGGGGGATCCGTGTACCGATGATCGTAAGTTGGCCAAACCGTTTACCCAAAGGCAGAATCAGTCAGGCGATTACCTATTCGCCGGATCTAATGCCTACGCTTGCTGAAATCACCGCCGCTAAAACGCCGCAAAATATCGATGGCATAAGTATTTTGCCAACTCTCAAAGGGAAAAACCAGCACTCTGAGAAACGCTTTTTCTACTGGGAGTTTCCCAACCAAACCCGTGCGGTCCGTTGGGGCAAATGGAAAGCTATCCGCCCGAAATGGAATGCTGAACTGGAGTTGTATGATTTAAGTAAAGATATTTCGGAGAAAAACAATGTAGCGAAGGAGTACCCCGAAATTGTCAAAACGATTGAACAATACATGGTGTCTGCACGAACTGAATCGGAAAACTGGCCGACAAAATAA
- a CDS encoding RBBP9/YdeN family alpha/beta hydrolase, whose protein sequence is MASQILIAPGYGNSGPNHWQTLWQKENPEFIRIEQKDWFLPVAEEWIASIEKQVAGFKENSIIVAHSLGCIALALWSQKTKLSIKGALLIAPPDTENPEFPHEIKGFSQIPRTPLPFKSIVVSSTNDEYCHISRAEEFAKGWGSKFINIGAKGHINANSNIYNWPEGRLYLNEIV, encoded by the coding sequence ATGGCATCTCAAATACTTATAGCCCCCGGTTACGGTAACTCAGGCCCCAACCACTGGCAAACCCTCTGGCAAAAAGAGAATCCCGAATTTATCCGCATCGAACAGAAAGACTGGTTTCTGCCCGTTGCAGAAGAGTGGATTGCATCTATAGAAAAACAAGTCGCTGGTTTTAAGGAAAACAGCATCATCGTGGCTCACAGTCTGGGCTGCATCGCGCTGGCTTTATGGTCTCAAAAGACCAAATTATCCATCAAAGGCGCTTTGCTGATTGCCCCTCCGGACACCGAAAACCCTGAATTTCCGCACGAAATCAAGGGTTTCTCCCAAATCCCAAGAACTCCGCTACCTTTCAAAAGTATAGTGGTTTCAAGCACCAATGATGAATATTGCCATATCAGTCGGGCTGAAGAGTTTGCCAAAGGCTGGGGCAGCAAGTTTATCAACATCGGAGCCAAAGGGCACATCAATGCCAACTCCAACATTTACAACTGGCCGGAAGGACGATTATATCTGAACGAGATTGTTTAA
- the gyrB gene encoding DNA topoisomerase (ATP-hydrolyzing) subunit B gives MSEEILDNTINGSNGYSADSIQVLEGLEAVRKRPAMYIGDISQKGLHHLVYEVVDNSIDEALAGYCKNIEVTINEDNSITVVDDGRGIPVDFHEKEGRSALEVVLTVLHAGGKFDKGSYKVSGGLHGVGVSCVNALSTYLKAEVRRDGKLHMQEFSCGKPLDPIQVVGDSDLTGTTITFKPDGSIFTVTEYKWDILAARLRDLAYLNAGISLSLTDKRVVLEDGSFKSEQFHSEEGLKEFVRFLDEAREPLMDDVIHISCEKQGIPVEVAMTYNTSYNENVYSYVNNINTIEGGTHLAGFRRGLTRTLKKYAEDSKMLEKVKIEISGDDFREGLTAVVSVKVQEPQFEGQTKTKLGNNEVIGAVDMAVSEALGYYLEEHPKEAKQIVDKVILAATARYAARKAREMVQRKSPLTGGGLPGKLADCSNRNPENCEIFLVEGDSAGGTAKQGRDRNFQAILPLRGKILNVEKAMHHKVLESEEIRNIYTALGVTIGTEEDSKELNMSKLRYHKIIIMTDADVDGSHIATLILTFFFRHMKPLIEMGYVYIATPPLYLCKKGKNEEYCWNDQQRQAFILKYANGNEGQVHTQRYKGLGEMKAEQLWDTTMDSTRRTLRQVTIESATEADHIFSMLMGEEVAPRREFIEANATYAKIDA, from the coding sequence ATGTCAGAAGAAATTTTGGATAACACCATCAATGGAAGCAACGGCTATTCGGCCGACAGCATCCAGGTACTTGAGGGCCTTGAAGCCGTAAGAAAACGTCCCGCGATGTACATCGGCGACATCAGTCAAAAAGGTCTTCACCACTTGGTTTACGAGGTAGTGGATAACTCGATTGACGAAGCCTTGGCGGGATATTGTAAAAACATTGAAGTAACCATTAACGAAGACAACTCCATCACCGTAGTGGACGATGGTCGCGGTATCCCGGTGGATTTCCACGAAAAAGAGGGACGATCAGCACTTGAGGTTGTGCTTACCGTACTTCACGCAGGGGGAAAATTCGATAAAGGTTCTTACAAAGTTTCCGGAGGTCTTCACGGAGTAGGTGTTTCTTGTGTGAATGCTCTTTCGACCTACCTCAAAGCCGAAGTTCGTCGCGATGGCAAGCTACATATGCAAGAATTCTCGTGCGGTAAGCCATTAGATCCTATTCAGGTCGTTGGAGACTCTGATCTCACCGGTACAACTATCACCTTCAAACCAGATGGCTCTATCTTCACCGTTACTGAATACAAATGGGATATCCTTGCAGCCCGTCTGCGTGACCTGGCCTACCTGAATGCAGGTATCAGCCTTTCACTTACCGACAAACGTGTGGTGCTGGAAGATGGCTCCTTCAAGTCTGAACAATTCCATTCGGAAGAAGGCTTGAAAGAGTTTGTTCGCTTTCTGGATGAGGCCCGCGAGCCGCTGATGGATGATGTAATTCACATCTCTTGCGAAAAACAAGGCATTCCAGTTGAAGTGGCAATGACCTACAATACCTCTTACAACGAAAACGTTTATTCTTACGTAAATAATATCAACACCATCGAGGGTGGTACTCACCTTGCAGGTTTCCGCCGCGGATTGACCCGCACATTGAAAAAGTACGCTGAAGATTCGAAAATGCTTGAAAAAGTAAAAATCGAAATCAGTGGTGACGACTTCCGTGAAGGTTTGACAGCTGTTGTATCTGTAAAGGTTCAGGAACCACAATTCGAAGGACAGACTAAAACCAAACTGGGTAACAACGAGGTAATCGGAGCCGTAGATATGGCGGTAAGCGAAGCGCTAGGTTATTATCTCGAAGAGCACCCCAAAGAAGCCAAACAGATTGTTGACAAAGTTATTCTGGCAGCAACTGCACGTTACGCAGCACGTAAAGCGCGTGAAATGGTACAACGCAAATCACCGCTTACTGGTGGTGGACTTCCCGGAAAACTTGCGGACTGCTCAAACAGAAATCCCGAAAACTGCGAAATATTCCTTGTCGAGGGAGACTCTGCAGGCGGTACTGCAAAACAAGGACGTGACCGTAACTTCCAGGCGATTTTACCTTTGCGTGGTAAAATCCTCAACGTGGAAAAAGCCATGCACCACAAAGTGCTGGAAAGTGAAGAGATCCGCAACATCTACACTGCTTTAGGTGTTACTATCGGAACTGAAGAAGATTCAAAAGAGCTCAACATGAGCAAGCTCCGCTACCACAAAATCATCATCATGACCGATGCCGACGTGGACGGAAGCCACATTGCCACATTGATTCTGACCTTCTTCTTCCGCCACATGAAGCCACTGATTGAGATGGGATACGTTTATATTGCCACTCCACCACTCTATTTGTGTAAAAAAGGGAAAAATGAAGAGTATTGCTGGAATGACCAGCAACGCCAGGCATTTATCCTGAAATATGCCAATGGTAATGAAGGACAGGTTCACACCCAACGTTACAAAGGTTTGGGAGAGATGAAGGCTGAACAGCTTTGGGATACCACTATGGATTCAACCCGTCGTACCCTACGTCAGGTAACCATCGAAAGCGCCACGGAAGCCGACCACATCTTCTCTATGTTGATGGGTGAAGAAGTTGCCCCTCGTCGTGAGTTCATCGAAGCCAACGCTACCTACGCGAAAATCGACGCTTAA
- the dnaG gene encoding DNA primase, with product MIDQATIDRIMNAAQIVEVVSDFVSLRKRGVNYQGLCPFHDEKTPSFSVSPSKGICKCFSCGKGGNPVHFIMEHEQLSFQDALKYLAKKYSIEIVEKEMTNEERQAQNERESMFIINAFAQQYFSRILYENPEGIAVGLAYFRERGFRDDVIKKFQLGFSPETRDAFTQEALRSGYKKDFLLKTGLTLEHDGQRLSDRFRGRVMFPVHTLSGKVVAFGGRILKKDEKMAKYLNSPESTIYHKSNELYGLYLAKQAIVKHDRCFLVEGYTDVLSMHQAGIENVVASSGTALTPGQIRLIHRFSNNITVLYDGDAAGIKASIRGIDLLLKEGMNIKVVLLPQGEDPDSFSQKQSASSFIEYIKANETDFIRFKTSLLLEEAGQDPIKRAALISDIVRSIALIPEDIVKAVYIKECSHLLEIDEKVLINEINKLKISELEKEMTRTQADYVPAEPDPTPEELAQAFAEPVPIKRDTRYDPYEREIIRLVVRYGEIPFFNFNDEETQQEYSYTVAEYIAYDLQQDEIELRHPIYKIILEECAKHCRQEEFRSERYFVTYPDIETSKMAIELSTDRYQLSKIHSKFQTVEHEQDRLLEVVPKATMALKDAMLRDEIRTLQEELKRMPTMERIMEIQQRLIQINEIRVQLAKELGERIVVR from the coding sequence ATGATCGACCAGGCTACCATAGACCGCATCATGAACGCTGCCCAGATTGTAGAGGTGGTGTCTGATTTCGTGAGTTTGCGCAAACGAGGCGTGAACTACCAGGGACTATGTCCGTTTCACGACGAGAAGACTCCGTCGTTCAGCGTATCGCCGTCGAAGGGAATTTGCAAATGCTTCAGTTGCGGTAAGGGTGGAAATCCCGTGCACTTTATTATGGAGCACGAGCAATTGTCGTTTCAGGATGCACTGAAATACCTGGCGAAAAAATACAGCATCGAGATCGTTGAGAAGGAGATGACCAACGAGGAGCGTCAGGCGCAGAATGAACGCGAAAGTATGTTCATCATCAACGCCTTCGCCCAGCAATACTTCTCCCGCATACTTTACGAAAATCCGGAAGGCATCGCAGTCGGACTCGCTTACTTCCGCGAAAGGGGTTTCCGCGATGATGTCATCAAGAAATTCCAGCTCGGTTTTTCTCCGGAAACGCGGGATGCTTTCACCCAGGAAGCATTACGTAGCGGATATAAAAAGGATTTTTTGCTCAAAACCGGACTCACTCTAGAACACGACGGACAACGCCTCTCCGACCGTTTCCGTGGCAGGGTGATGTTTCCCGTACATACGCTTTCGGGAAAAGTCGTTGCTTTCGGAGGACGTATCCTCAAGAAGGACGAGAAGATGGCGAAGTACCTCAACTCGCCCGAATCGACCATTTACCATAAAAGTAACGAGCTTTACGGACTTTACCTGGCCAAACAGGCAATCGTAAAACACGACCGCTGCTTTTTGGTGGAAGGTTATACCGACGTGCTTTCGATGCACCAGGCGGGTATCGAGAATGTCGTGGCTTCTTCGGGTACTGCATTGACTCCCGGACAAATCCGCCTGATCCACCGTTTTTCCAATAATATCACGGTATTATATGATGGAGATGCCGCTGGTATCAAAGCCTCCATCCGGGGTATTGACCTTTTGCTCAAAGAGGGTATGAACATTAAGGTGGTACTTCTGCCACAGGGTGAAGACCCCGACTCATTTTCCCAAAAACAGAGCGCTTCATCATTCATCGAATATATCAAGGCAAATGAAACGGACTTTATCCGCTTCAAGACCAGCCTGCTCCTCGAAGAAGCCGGACAAGACCCGATCAAACGGGCAGCTCTGATTTCGGATATTGTCCGAAGTATTGCCCTGATTCCGGAAGACATTGTCAAAGCGGTGTACATCAAGGAGTGTAGCCATCTGCTTGAAATCGACGAAAAGGTACTGATCAACGAGATCAACAAGCTCAAAATATCCGAACTGGAAAAGGAGATGACCCGTACACAAGCGGATTACGTCCCCGCAGAACCGGATCCAACTCCGGAAGAGCTTGCTCAGGCTTTTGCTGAACCTGTCCCTATCAAACGCGATACCCGTTACGATCCGTATGAAAGGGAAATTATCCGCTTGGTAGTGCGTTATGGAGAGATTCCTTTCTTCAATTTCAATGATGAAGAGACACAGCAGGAATACAGTTACACTGTGGCCGAATATATTGCTTATGACTTACAACAGGACGAAATCGAGCTTCGCCATCCCATCTATAAAATCATTCTTGAAGAGTGTGCAAAACACTGCCGACAGGAGGAATTCAGGAGCGAACGCTATTTCGTAACATACCCTGATATCGAGACCAGTAAAATGGCCATTGAGCTTTCTACTGACCGTTATCAACTGAGCAAAATCCACTCGAAGTTCCAAACCGTAGAACATGAACAGGACCGCCTGTTAGAGGTCGTTCCTAAAGCAACTATGGCATTGAAAGATGCGATGCTCAGGGATGAAATCCGTACTCTGCAGGAAGAGCTTAAACGTATGCCGACGATGGAACGCATCATGGAAATACAACAACGCCTGATTCAAATCAATGAAATCCGGGTACAACTCGCTAAAGAGCTGGGTGAACGGATTGTGGTGAGGTAA
- a CDS encoding tetratricopeptide repeat protein, which translates to MKTKHPLTVLLFTLLFTTAFAQQKEYTVSLDSRNAAIALTNKADSLITQGKYEAAIPLLEKSIATDSVYRPAYIRLCKAVMQGSGHSTKVPFYMNKAKCLFDKDNEIYYFLGEYYRTNQDPKSALKEYNKAIEFGKINKTDNATMLHYYFNRGVCHLKLEMLPQAYDDLSEVLRINPSYSNALVNRGICLYMMKKPQEACTDWRKSVALGNPSAKGYLAKYDK; encoded by the coding sequence ATGAAAACAAAGCACCCACTCACAGTACTTCTCTTTACCTTATTATTTACCACCGCCTTTGCCCAGCAAAAGGAATACACCGTCTCCCTTGACAGCCGTAATGCCGCAATTGCACTGACCAACAAGGCCGACAGCCTGATCACTCAAGGGAAATACGAAGCAGCAATACCACTCCTGGAAAAGTCTATTGCAACGGATTCGGTGTATCGGCCAGCTTACATCCGCCTGTGCAAAGCCGTGATGCAGGGCAGCGGCCATTCAACTAAAGTCCCGTTCTACATGAATAAAGCCAAGTGTCTCTTTGACAAGGATAATGAGATTTATTATTTCCTCGGGGAGTACTACCGCACGAATCAGGATCCAAAGAGCGCACTAAAGGAGTACAATAAGGCCATCGAATTCGGCAAAATCAATAAGACAGACAACGCCACTATGCTCCACTATTATTTTAACCGGGGTGTGTGCCATTTGAAACTGGAGATGCTTCCGCAAGCCTACGACGACCTGAGCGAAGTGCTGCGTATCAACCCATCTTATTCAAACGCATTGGTCAACCGCGGCATTTGCCTTTACATGATGAAAAAGCCCCAAGAGGCTTGTACCGACTGGCGCAAATCAGTAGCTTTGGGCAATCCTTCTGCCAAGGGATATCTGGCGAAGTATGATAAATAA
- a CDS encoding glycoside hydrolase family 25 protein: MNKIKVAILLLLCVGGIFAYGKREKKTKRKPDSPIIGIDVSKHTGVINWEKLKTQGVDFAYVKSTEGADYIDPRYDYNFKEAKEVGIPVGAYHFFRFHRTGEEQANNFLSQVNLKKLDLPPVVDVEEWGQYNTTKSADDITREIKDFIDEVEDHSSRSVVIYSDKNSYRKYVEGKFPKNRIWICSIGTPPQIDRDWTLWQQSHDGKFKGAPGKVDVNLFNGNFKAWKKFMKN; encoded by the coding sequence ATGAATAAAATAAAGGTAGCAATCCTGTTACTGCTATGTGTGGGTGGAATATTTGCTTACGGTAAACGAGAAAAGAAAACCAAACGTAAACCAGACAGCCCGATTATAGGCATAGATGTGTCGAAGCATACCGGAGTAATAAACTGGGAAAAGTTAAAGACTCAGGGAGTGGACTTCGCCTACGTGAAATCTACAGAAGGGGCGGATTATATTGATCCCCGTTATGACTACAATTTTAAAGAGGCTAAAGAGGTGGGCATACCGGTGGGAGCTTACCATTTCTTTCGTTTTCACCGGACGGGGGAGGAGCAGGCCAATAACTTCCTGTCTCAGGTTAATCTGAAAAAGCTGGATCTTCCTCCTGTGGTCGATGTGGAAGAGTGGGGCCAATACAACACCACAAAGTCAGCCGACGATATTACCCGCGAAATCAAAGACTTTATAGATGAGGTGGAGGATCATTCATCACGTAGTGTGGTGATCTATTCCGATAAAAACTCTTACCGGAAGTATGTGGAAGGAAAATTCCCGAAAAACCGCATCTGGATTTGCTCAATAGGCACACCGCCACAGATTGACCGTGACTGGACGCTTTGGCAGCAGTCGCACGACGGGAAATTCAAAGGCGCTCCCGGTAAGGTGGATGTCAACCTGTTTAACGGGAACTTTAAAGCCTGGAAGAAGTTTATGAAAAACTAA
- a CDS encoding CCE_0567 family metalloprotein, with the protein MSTSEIIELEKAVNKAKFKLTQEAGALHDLIEDRLMSDFNEIPVFAEAAYKAACEWSALKEKLSSAKSV; encoded by the coding sequence ATGAGTACATCAGAAATTATCGAATTGGAAAAGGCCGTCAATAAAGCAAAATTCAAATTAACCCAGGAAGCTGGAGCTCTGCACGACCTGATTGAAGACAGATTGATGAGTGATTTTAATGAAATCCCGGTATTCGCAGAAGCTGCCTATAAAGCCGCTTGCGAATGGTCAGCTCTTAAAGAAAAACTGAGTTCTGCAAAATCCGTATAG
- a CDS encoding NAD(P)/FAD-dependent oxidoreductase: MNPNIPEVESKRIVVVGGGFAGLTLCRDLVKSDYQIVLLDKHNYHMFQPLFYQVATAGLEPSAISFPYRKVFQNKKNVHIRKTEVLSVDTDKKIVHTTIGEIRYDYLVIGTGATTNFFGNKQLEEITHPMKSVAQALGLRNSILQTFENILISECEEEQEGMMNFVVVGGGPTGVETAGAIAEMKKYILPKDYPEIDFNRMNIYLVEAAPRLLNGMSDKSARKAYEYLMKMGVKVWLNAAVSEYDGKVVSLSNGARMKTDTIIWAAGVRGNFVEGINTDVMARGQRMKVDGFNKVEGYDDVYAIGDIALQQNDPKFPNGHPQVAQVAIQSAVNLAKNFKHIAKGETQKQFIYNDLGSMATVGRNRAVVDLPAFHFGGFFAWMVWMFIHLRSILGTKNKVQTFVNWIWSYFTYDQSLRLIIKATQKPKKQLK; encoded by the coding sequence ATGAATCCAAACATCCCTGAGGTAGAGAGCAAGCGCATTGTCGTCGTTGGTGGAGGATTCGCGGGACTGACACTCTGTCGCGACCTTGTAAAATCAGATTATCAGATAGTTCTGTTGGACAAACACAACTATCACATGTTTCAACCATTGTTTTACCAGGTAGCGACAGCCGGTCTGGAGCCCAGTGCTATTTCTTTCCCTTACCGCAAAGTTTTCCAGAATAAGAAAAACGTTCACATCCGCAAAACGGAAGTGTTGAGCGTTGACACAGATAAAAAAATCGTTCATACAACTATCGGTGAGATTAGATACGATTACCTCGTTATCGGAACAGGCGCTACTACTAATTTCTTCGGCAACAAGCAACTGGAAGAAATCACTCATCCGATGAAGTCTGTTGCACAAGCGCTGGGTTTGAGAAACAGTATCCTGCAAACATTCGAAAACATTCTAATCAGCGAGTGCGAAGAAGAGCAAGAGGGAATGATGAACTTCGTGGTTGTAGGTGGTGGTCCTACCGGAGTGGAAACTGCCGGAGCAATCGCCGAAATGAAGAAATATATCCTTCCGAAAGACTATCCGGAAATTGACTTCAACCGCATGAACATCTATCTGGTGGAAGCGGCTCCACGCCTGCTGAACGGTATGTCAGACAAATCGGCACGCAAAGCTTACGAATACCTGATGAAAATGGGTGTAAAAGTTTGGTTGAATGCAGCGGTATCAGAATACGATGGAAAAGTGGTTTCTCTGAGCAATGGAGCCCGCATGAAAACCGACACCATCATTTGGGCAGCCGGTGTGCGCGGTAACTTCGTTGAAGGTATCAACACTGATGTTATGGCACGCGGCCAGCGCATGAAGGTCGATGGATTCAATAAAGTAGAAGGATATGATGACGTTTATGCAATCGGTGATATCGCATTGCAACAAAACGACCCTAAATTCCCGAACGGTCACCCTCAGGTAGCACAGGTAGCCATCCAGTCGGCTGTAAACCTGGCTAAAAACTTCAAACATATTGCAAAAGGTGAAACGCAAAAACAATTCATCTACAATGACCTGGGAAGCATGGCAACCGTAGGACGCAACCGTGCGGTTGTTGACCTTCCGGCCTTCCACTTTGGCGGATTCTTTGCCTGGATGGTATGGATGTTCATCCACCTTCGTTCAATCCTGGGAACCAAAAATAAGGTTCAGACCTTTGTGAACTGGATCTGGAGTTACTTTACTTACGACCAGTCTCTGCGTCTGATTATCAAAGCGACCCAGAAGCCTAAAAAGCAATTAAAATAA
- a CDS encoding UDP-N-acetylmuramate--L-alanine ligase produces the protein MAKNIDSFQHYFFVGIAGTGMSAIAQYLRGIGKNVSGSDRLFNKDNKMLIQEQFESMGIVCHFQDASGITPDVDVVVVSTAIEESNVEYQAALQKGIPIMKRSELLAAISVSKRTIAVGGTSGKSTTTSMIFHILQENGYSPSLITGAGLTALQKKGLPGNAWVGESDWLVIESDESDGSIVNYLPEISVLLNIDRDHKEFDELIELFSTFKKNTHGRFIVNADHPVAAKLSEKPEFDFGANQGVGFVGKDFQQKGFEISFSVNGVPFHIPVIGKHNMENTLASVAVASAIGISIEDSTKAMTSYEGIYRRTQLVGLKNDICVIDDFAHNPAEVAAAIRACQQVGKRVFAWFQPHGFGPLRFMHEELGEEVAATLRSEDEFILSDVYYAGGSVDKNISPKIVSDAIQAKNAKATFIPDRSELTGYLQSLYQPGDVVLMMGARDTTLSDFALEIFEAIK, from the coding sequence ATGGCAAAAAATATAGATTCTTTCCAACACTACTTCTTCGTGGGAATCGCAGGCACCGGCATGAGTGCCATCGCCCAATACCTGCGTGGCATTGGCAAAAATGTCTCCGGTTCCGACCGTCTCTTCAACAAGGATAACAAGATGCTCATTCAGGAGCAGTTCGAAAGCATGGGCATTGTGTGCCACTTTCAGGACGCTTCGGGCATTACCCCCGATGTGGATGTAGTGGTGGTTTCCACGGCTATCGAAGAGAGCAACGTGGAGTATCAGGCGGCCTTGCAAAAAGGCATCCCCATCATGAAACGCTCGGAGCTGCTGGCTGCCATTTCGGTATCGAAACGCACCATTGCTGTAGGAGGGACTTCCGGGAAATCCACCACCACCAGCATGATTTTCCACATCCTTCAGGAAAATGGCTATTCGCCTTCACTCATTACCGGAGCCGGACTTACCGCTTTGCAAAAGAAAGGATTGCCTGGAAATGCCTGGGTTGGCGAAAGCGACTGGCTGGTTATCGAATCGGATGAATCTGACGGCTCCATTGTCAACTATTTACCAGAAATATCCGTCCTGCTCAACATTGACCGCGACCACAAGGAGTTCGATGAGTTGATTGAGCTATTCTCCACTTTTAAGAAGAATACGCACGGCCGCTTTATTGTCAATGCAGACCACCCCGTAGCTGCAAAACTTTCCGAAAAACCGGAATTTGACTTTGGGGCAAATCAAGGAGTAGGATTCGTTGGAAAGGATTTTCAGCAAAAAGGTTTTGAAATCAGCTTCTCGGTCAATGGCGTGCCGTTCCATATTCCCGTCATTGGCAAGCACAATATGGAAAATACACTGGCTTCAGTTGCCGTTGCCTCTGCCATTGGCATATCAATAGAAGATTCGACCAAAGCGATGACCAGTTACGAAGGTATTTACCGCCGTACCCAATTAGTGGGACTGAAAAACGACATTTGCGTCATCGACGATTTTGCCCACAATCCTGCAGAAGTCGCCGCAGCCATCAGAGCCTGCCAGCAAGTAGGAAAACGCGTATTTGCCTGGTTCCAGCCGCACGGCTTCGGACCGCTTCGTTTTATGCACGAAGAACTTGGTGAAGAGGTGGCAGCCACTTTACGCAGTGAAGATGAATTTATTCTGTCTGACGTTTATTATGCCGGAGGGTCAGTAGATAAAAACATTTCTCCAAAAATAGTTTCCGATGCCATTCAGGCTAAAAACGCAAAAGCAACCTTTATCCCCGACCGGTCCGAACTTACCGGATACCTGCAAAGCCTTTACCAGCCGGGAGATGTCGTACTGATGATGGGGGCTCGTGACACCACTTTATCTGACTTTGCTTTGGAAATATTTGAAGCTATAAAATAG